Proteins encoded in a region of the Coffea eugenioides isolate CCC68of chromosome 4, Ceug_1.0, whole genome shotgun sequence genome:
- the LOC113767767 gene encoding AT-rich interactive domain-containing protein 4, whose amino-acid sequence MVGTSAVPMFHVPGAPKYTCNLLAVLCGRTTDNEQKQEATIQKTKYPFPDLLSSGRLEVQTLKNPTVDEFRKVVDSWQPNILYLQGEQFANNEVGSLVWGGVDLNTAEAITGLFGSMLPTTVYLEVPNGEKLADALYSKGIPYVIYWKHAFSCYAACHFRHALFSVVQSSSCHTWDAFQLAHASFRLYCVQNNLVLPDNSQKMTVKLGPHLLGEPPKINVPPPEAVTGEDEESSSSLPAIKIYDDDINLRFLVCGDARSLDATILGSLEDGLNALLNIEMRGSKLHNRVSALPPPLQAGAFSRGVVTMRCDISTSSSAHISLLVSGSAETCFDDQLLENHIKSEVIDKNQLVHALPTGEENKQPLSEPRRSVSIACGASVFEACVKVPTWASQVLRQLAPDVSYRNLVALGIASIQGLAVASFESDDAERLLFFSTRQGKDGSFNSLTISNLPTWLRSPAPSRKRRETSQATNGNSSNGLATGVGTAAKKEDLEDKKSVVKNGVSVPLVPSRQKLKVAALRPIPHIRHQKMLPFSGIPEVEGHEGTQVKPNLPPVAPTKHSGVGVTPVSNRKSASSSYQAKQIISLNPLPLKKHGCGRSPIHVCSEEEFLKDVMQFLILRGHTRLIPQGGLAEFPDAILNAKRLDLFNLYREVVSRGGFHVGNGINWKGQVFSKMRNHTVTNRMTGVGNTLKRHYETYLLEYELAHDDVDGECCLLCHSSAAGDWVNCGVCGEWAHFGCDRRQGLGAFKDYAKTDGLEYICPQCSVSTFKKKMQKTVNGY is encoded by the exons ATGGTAGGAACGAGTGCTGTCCCCATGTTTCACGTCCCAGGAGCTCCAAAATACACTTGCAATCTTCTTGCCGTCTTATGCGGGAGAACCACTGACAATGAACAAAAGCAAGAAGCCACAATTCAGAAAACGAAATATCCATTTCCAGATCTTCTATCTTCTGGGCGTTTAGAG GTACAAACTTTGAAAAATCCAACTGTTGACGAGTTTCGCAAGGTTGTGGATTCATGGCAGCCTAATATTTTGTATTTGCAAGGAGAACAGTTTGCTAATAATGAAGTTGGTTCACTAGTATGGGGAGGTGTTGACTTGAACACTGCAGAAGCCATCACTGGTCTTTTTGGTTCCATGTTGCCGACCACT GTTTATTTGGAGGTCCCAAATGGAGAAAAGTTGGCTGACGCTCTTTACTCCAAG GGTATCCCATATGTAATCTATTGGAAGCATGCGTTTTCCTGCTATGCAGCATGCCATTTTCGTCATGCATTGTTTTCGGTGGTCCAGAG CTCATCTTGTCATACCTGGGACGCTTTTCAACTTGCACATGCTTCCTTTAGGCTTTATTGTGTCCAAAACAACCTTGTCCTCCCTGATAACAGCCAGAAAATGACTGTTAAGCTGGGTCCTCATCTTCTTGGGGAGCCTCCAAAAATCAATGTGCCCCCACCCGAGGCAGTTACTGGCGAAGATGAAGAAAGTTCTAGTTCTCTTCCTGCAATAAAAATATATGATGACGATATCAACTTGAGGTTTCTTGTCTGTGGAGATGCACGTTCTTTG GATGCAACAATATTGGGATCTCTGGAGGATGGTTTAAATGCCCTGTTAAATATTGAA ATGCGTGGCAGCAAACTTCATAACCGGGTTAG TGCACTTCCTCCACCACTTCAGGCGGGGGCATTTTCTCGTGGAGTTGTGACAATGCGATGTGACATTTCTACCAGTAGTTCTGCTCACATCTCACTTCTAGTGTCTGGTAGTGCAGAGACATGCTTTGATGACCAG CTGTTGGAGAATCATATAAAGAGTGAAGTCATTGACAAAAATCAGTTGGTTCATGCACTTCCAACTGGCGAGGAAAATAAACAGCCTCTATCAGAACCTCGGAGATCTGTCTCAATAGCTTGTGGGGCTTCTGTTTTTGAAGCTTGCGTGAAGGTTCCAACATGGGCATCACAG GTTTTGAGGCAACTTGCACCTGATGTTTCATATCGTAATTTAGTTGCACTTGGTATTGCCAGCATCCAGGGATTAGCTGTTGCTTCATTTGAGAGTGATGATGCAGAACGTCTCCTTTTTTTCAGTACAAGGCAGGGGAAAGATGGCAGTTTTAACAGTCTTACTATCAGCAATCTACCAACCTGGTTAAGGTCACCAGCGCCTAGTAGGAAAAGACGTGAAACATCCCAAGCAACAAATGGTAATTCTAGCAATGGTTTGGCCACTGGAGTTGGTACGGCTGCGAAAAAGGAGGACTTGGAGGATAAGAAATCTGTAGTGAAGAATGGGGTTTCTGTTCCTCTGGTACCTTCTAGACAAAAACTTAAAGTTGCAGCTTTGAGACCTATCCCTCACATTCGTCACCAAAAAATGCTTCCCTTCTCTGGAATTCCAGAGGTGGAGGGACATGAAGGTACCCAGGTGAAGCCTAACTTGCCTCCTGTTGCTCCCACAAAGCATAGTGGTGTCGGTGTAACTCCTGTATCCAACCGGAAATCAGCGTCAAGTTCATATCAAGCTAAGCAAATCATTTCATTAAATCCCCTTCCTTTGAAAAAACATGGTTGTGGGAGAAGCCCTATACATGTGTGCTCTGAG GAGGAGTTTCTAAAAGATGTGATGCAATTTCTCATACTTCGTGGCCATACTCGCCTCATTCCTCAAGGTGGGCTCGCTGAGTTTCCTGATGCTATACTCAACGCCAAACGTCTTGATCTATTTAACTTGTACAGGGAG GTGGTTTCCAGAGGTGGTTTTCATGTTGGCAATGGCATCAATTGGAAAGGGCAAGTTTTCTCAAAGATGCGCAATCACACCGTAACTAACAGAATGACA GGCGTTGGAAATACATTAAAAAGGCACTATGAAACTTATCTTTTGGAGTATGAATTGGCTCATGATGATGTGGATGGAGAGTGCTGCTTGTTATGCCACAG TAGCGCTGCTGGAGATTGGGTTAACTGCGGCGTTTGTGGTGAATGGGCTCATTTTGGCTGTGATAGAAGACAGGGACTTGGTGCTTTCAAG GACTATGCAAAAACAGATGGACTGGAATACATATGTCCGCAATGCAGCGTGTCAACTTTTAAGAAGAAGATGCAGAAAACTGTAAATGGATATTGA
- the LOC113767768 gene encoding subtilisin-like protease SBT1.5, translating into MSPPSPLLLSSHDSTAATTTTPPPPPSLLLHTYSTVFHGFSAQLTVSQAHALHSFPGILAVIPEQVRQLHTTRSPQFLGLKTSDSAGLLKESDFGSDLVIAVIDTGIWPERKSFDDRDLGPVPPKWKGACVPGRDFLATSCNRKLIGARYFSNGYEATNGKMNETTEYRSPRDSDGHGTHTASIAAGRYVFPASTLGYARGVAAGMAPKARLAAYKVCWNSGCYDSDILAAFDAAVADGVDVISLSVGGVVVPYYLDAIAIGAFGAWEAGVFVSASAGNGGPGGLTVTNVAPWVTTVAAGTIDRDFPAEVKLGNGKVIPGTSLYGGPALAPHKLYPLIYAGSEGSDGYSSSLCLENSLDPKAVEGKLVLCDRGINSRASKGEVVKKAGGIGMILANGVFDGEGLVADCHVLPATAVGASGGDEIRKYILSESKKSSATATATIMFRGTRLNVSPAPVVASFSARGPNPETPEILKPDLIAPGLNILAAWPDGVGPSGLPSDKRRTEFNILSGTSMACPHVSGLAALLKAAHPEWSPAAIRSALMTTAYTVDNRGETMLDESSGNSSTVMDYGAGHVHPQKAMDPGLVFDLTTYDYVDFLCNSNYTVKNIQAITRKKADCSGAKRAGHIGNLNYPSLSVVFQQYGRHKMSTHFIRTVTNVGDANSVYKATVTPPVGTSVTVQPDKLTFRRAGQKLNFLVRVEAEAVKLSPGSSSLKSGSLVWSDGNHSVRSPIVVTMQQPL; encoded by the coding sequence ATGAGTCCTCCCTCTCCTCTTCTCCTCTCATCTCATGATTCCACCGCTGCTACTACCACCActccccctcctcctccttctcttCTTCTCCACACCTACAGCACCGTCTTCCACGGCTTCTCTGCTCAGCTCACTGTTTCCCAAGCTCACGCCCTTCACTCCTTCCCCGGCATTCTCGCTGTTATTCCCGAGCAAGTCAGGCAACTTCATACCACGCGATCCCCTCAATTTCTCGGCCTTAAGACCTCCGACAGCGCCGGCTTGCTCAAGGAGTCCGATTTCGGCTCCGATCTTGTCATCGCTGTTATTGATACTGGGATCTGGCCCGAGAGGAAATCCTTCGACGATCGGGACCTCGGCCCCGTTCCCCCCAAGTGGAAAGGCGCCTGCGTTCCCGGGAGGGACTTTCTGGCCACTTCCTGCAACAGGAAACTGATCGGAGCTAGGTACTTCAGCAATGGCTACGAGGCCACCAACGGGAAGATGAATGAGACCACCGAGTATCGCTCCCCCAGGGATTCAGACGGCCATGGCACCCACACCGCTTCCATTGCCGCCGGCAGGTACGTCTTTCCAGCCTCGACTCTGGGGTACGCTCGCGGCGTGGCTGCTGGGATGGCCCCCAAAGCTCGCTTAGCTGCGTATAAAGTTTGTTGGAACTCCGGCTGCTACGACTCCGATATCCTCGCCGCATTCGACGCAGCCGTGGCCGACGGCGTCGACGTCATCTCCCTCAGCGTCGGTGGTGTCGTGGTCCCCTACTACCTCGACGCCATTGCCATCGGCGCTTTTGGAGCATGGGAAGCCGGCGTCTTTGTTTCAGCCTCCGCTGGCAATGGCGGTCCAGGCGGCCTAACTGTCACTAATGTGGCCCCCTGGGTCACCACCGTGGCAGCTGGAACCATCGATAGGGACTTCCCGGCGGAAGTTAAGCTCGGAAATGGGAAGGTAATCCCGGGAACCAGCCTTTACGGCGGGCCGGCGCTGGCCCCACATAAACTTTACCCGTTAATTTACGCCGGCAGTGAAGGTAGTGATGGCTATTCATCTTCGTTGTGTTTAGAAAATTCGCTGGACCCTAAGGCTGTAGAGGGAAAGCTTGTTTTATGCGACAGAGGAATCAACTCGCGAGCCTCTAAAGGTGAGGTGGTGAAAAAGGCTGGCGGAATCGGGATGATCTTGGCTAACGGAGTTTTTGACGGCGAAGGATTAGTGGCTGATTGCCACGTGTTACCCGCCACGGCTGTGGGTGCATCTGGCGGCGACGAAATAAGGAAATACATCCTCTCGGAGTCGAAAAAATCCTCAGCCACCGCCACAGCCACAATAATGTTCCGGGGCACCAGGCTGAATGTAAGCCCAGCTCCAGTCGTCGCTTCGTTTTCGGCTAGAGGGCCTAATCCTGAGACCCCGGAGATTTTGAAACCCGATTTAATTGCCCCAGGATTGAATATTCTAGCTGCTTGGCCGGATGGTGTCGGTCCCAGCGGACTTCCTTCTGACAAACGTAGGACGGAGTTCAATATCTTGTCGGGTACGTCGATGGCCTGCCCTCATGTTTCTGGCCTCGCCGCGTTGTTGAAGGCTGCTCACCCGGAATGGAGTCCGGCTGCAATAAGGTCAGCGTTGATGACCACAGCTTACACTGTGGATAATCGGGGAGAAACGATGTTGGATGAGTCGTCTGGAAATTCGTCTACCGTGATGGATTACGGTGCAGGTCATGTGCATCCTCAGAAAGCAATGGATCCCGGATTGGTTTTCGACCTCACGACTTATGATTATGTCGATTTCCTCTGCAATTCAAATTATACCGTGAAGAATATTCAGGCCATCACGAGGAAGAAGGCTGATTGCAGTGGGGCTAAAAGGGCTGGCCACATCGGGAATTTGAACTATCCATCTTTATCAGTTGTGTTCCAACAATATGGGAGGCACAAGATGTCCACACATTTTATCAGGACAGTTACCAACGTTGGGGATGCTAATTCGGTTTACAAGGCCACCGTGACGCCTCCTGTAGGGACATCAGTGACGGTGCAGCCGGACAAGCTTACCTTCCGGAGGGCAGGCCAGaagctgaattttctggttAGAGTCGAAGCCGAGGCTGTGAAACTCTCTCCCGGAAGCTCAAGTTTGAAGAGTGGTTCTTTGGTATGGTCTGATGGGAATCATTCTGTCAGAAGTCCAATAGTCGTCACAATGCAGCAACCTCTCTGA